The Sulfurimonas aquatica genomic sequence CTATCTGCATTCAAAATAAAACTATCATCTACTTGCTTGCCTTTACTAATATTAGCGAGAGTTTTGATCATGCCTTTGTGGTCTTTATAAATTACAAAGAGTAAAGAGAAAAGATCTTTAGCAAGAAGATTAAACTCATTTTTAATTATATATTTTAAAAAAGCTATCTCTCTTGAGCTATCATTGTAAATCGAATTTTCTATATGTAGTAAAGCAGAGAGCTCGCCTAGTAAACTTAAAACTTCTGAGAGAAATTTTTCATTAGAGTTTAAGAGAGAATCCATAATGTTTTTATGAATTTTATCACTTATACAGAATTGCTTTTGAAGAGATTTTATATATTCATCTTCTAGCTCAATATGTTCATCTAATGCATTTTTAATTACTTGTTTATAACTCTCTTGCTGATAGATCCTCTCGCTAGATTTTTCAACACTATTATCAAAGAGTTCACCATTTTGTAACTTGATACTTCTCATAACTGAGAGGTGATCTTTAGCAGATATACCAATCTGTTCACGAAGTTTTTCAAGTATAATCATGCTCCCTTCGTTTAAAATACCCTCTTTCAAAAGATCTTTTACACTCTCTTTGTAAGTATTGAGTCTATCTTTATTATCTCTATTTTTTGTGATGTATGTATAATAAATTTCTTTTAGATTTACAGCGATTGGTTTCTCTGATGTCCATGTACTCAATATTTTAAGTGCAAATCTCTCTTGAATAAAAAAACTCTCTTCTCTAAAAATCTCTTTATACAAAATCATTGAAGAACTTGCTACAATGAGAAAGTAAAAAATTGCATAAGTGATAGGGTATTGCATATATGTTGGTGCTCCAGCGAAGGCATAAAATGCATTAAACGCCATGAATGAAGCTACAGTTTTAACTCTGTGCGAGACAGTCTGATAGTCAGCATTTTTAAATATTTTCTTTTTCCATAAGTAAGTTTCAATGGATGAAAATATAAAGTAGCTAACAAGTGCAAATAGAGCTAACGTCAGTGGAGCTGCTAAAAATGTTGGTATATACGGAGCAAAGAAAAAACCAGGACTTAGGGGTGATAGTTCATTGTAGCTCCAGTCTCCTGAGAAATAGTAAGCAAAGCTTCCTGATTGTAAATAAAAGTAGAAGTAAAAACCTAGTATAAGACCAGTGAATGAGTAAAAAACAAACTTTTTTTGAGTATTAGCTCCTTCTCTCCAATAGTTTGTCTCCATATCGATATCTGGACAGTGTAGTTTACATCCTGTACAGGTAGAACATTTAGAGTTTACTAGGTAGTTTTTTGCGTTTGAGATAGTATAGATTCTCTCAACAACACCAACAGGGCAGAAAAAGTTACACCAACTTTTCCCTGTATAGACTAGGTTAGTGAAAAATGCTGAGAGTATGACAAAGATAAAAAATAGAGCAAGCCATGTGCTATCAAAATTTAAAATAGTTAACCTAAGAGTCAGTGCTAAAAAAAGTAAGAAGTACTGCAAAAAATAAAAATTCTCTTCAAACCATTGTGGTACTTTTCTCTTTTGAATCCAATTAAGGTTTTGAGAAACTTTGGAAAAAAAAGCTAGAGGGCATATATTTCGAAAGTTTGAAAATCCAAAAAGAAGAATTATTAGAGGTAAGAGAGGTATAATAGCAGTCCATACCAGTGATACACTTTTATCGATAAAAAAAAGCATAGGAATGATTGAAACAAACCCTATTACTGATATGACTTTTATACTACTATAAAATATTTTATGCATTTATAGCTCTATTAGTTACTATTTTACCAGAGGAGTGTCATCAAGGTTACCCCATTCTCTCATGGAAGCATCATATATCTTTACATCTTTAAATTTAAGATGCTGTGTAAGTATATACCAGTTCATAGAAGCTTCTAATCCACCTGTACAGTAAGTTATTACTTCTTTATTTTTATTTAGAAAGTTGTTATCTAGATATATGGCTTTTAGCTCACTATCTTTTCTTACTCTGTAGTCAATATCAAATTTATCTCTCCAGTAAGAACTTTTAGCTTTTGGGATATGCCCTAATCTTTTTACACCTGGGGATTGTTTTTTACCATAGTAATATTCACTTGGTCTTGCTTCTATCATAGCTACTTTGCCAATTCTATCGAGTACATAATCCTTATCTACTAAAATATTAGCATCAAAGTTAGCTTTGAAATTACCTCTTTTGGGAGTTGTAGTTTTTTTAGAGATTAGATTATCAAACTCATATTCACTTACCCAGTCAGGGTATCCGCCATTGAGTATAGATACATTCTCTAATCCATTAGCTACGAGTGCTAATGCTATATAACTAGCTTTTAGTATATCTTTGTCAATGTTATGACCATAAAGTACAACTTCAGAGTCATTATTGATACCTAGAGATTGTGCTAGTGTTTGTATATCAGATGAAGAATTAATAAGTTGATACTTACCTACTTGATGTCTAAACTTACCAGCATCAATACTAATGGCATTTGGGATATGTCCTTCGTTAAATACTTTTGTATCTGTTGTGTCGAGAATAACTAAGTTTTTATTGTCTAGTTTCTCTTTGAGCTGCTTTGGTGTTATAAAGGCTTCACTTGAGAAGAGTTGGAGTCCTAAAAGTAAAAGTGAGAGTAAAAATTTCATTTTGTGTCCTTAAGTGTTAAATTATTGTTGTAGTTTAACAGATATAGGAAACATTTTCATTACAATAGTGCCTAGAATTTAAACACTATTGAAAAGTTTATTAAAGTTTAGAAGCAATATCCTTTAGAGCAAAACTTGCATGGTTAAATGCAAGCGCAATGCTACCTTGATCCGTTACAACATCACCTATAGTATAGAGACCTTGAACATTTGTTTCCATAGTCTCTTCATTATATACAGGAACATCCCATTCACCAGTTTTAACGCCAGAGTTTACAAGAAGGTCTTTTGGAGTTGTACCACCAAGTGCATAAACAGCTCTATCATATTCTGATTTTGTGCCATCAGTAAAGTTTACTAGAATTTTTCCATTTTCAGAGGGCTCAACACTCTCTATATCTACACCCATTTTATTAAGGATTTTTCCATTGTCTAGATATTTGGTACACATCTCTGTGTTAAGAGGGTTCATTCTTGTAATATCGGCTTTTCTGTAGTTTAGAGTTACAACACAGTCTTCCATACCTTCTAGTTCCACTAAACCGTAAGCATACTCGCCAGCAGTGTCTCCACCGCCGACTATCATAACATGCTCGCCATTTTGAACTTTTGAAAGATTAAAGTTAAGTAACCCTTTAATCTCTCTTGGAAACTTATACTTTGGTTTATTTGGCTTACCCATACGACCGACTGAGAGAATAACATTTTTTGCTTTCATTTTCTCAATACCTTCAGCTACTTGATCGTGGCCAAAAACCATCTCAAACAGTCCATCTTTATCTTTAGTTACTCTAAAAATATCATGGTTATACTCAAACTTATCAAGTACTCCAGCATCTTTTAGTTTGTCGTCCATCTGCTGGATATACTCTTCTTTAGAACACTCATCAAATGTTACATTACCTGTAAATTCAAACTTGATTCCCATCCAGTCCTTATCTACACGTTTGCCTTTTTTGTAAAACTTATGGATCATGTCATTGTGGTGAGGTGCTTTATCTATTACAATAATATTTTCGATTCCAGCAAGTTTCGCTTCAATAGCAGATGCCATACCACCAGGTCCAGCACCAATAATTGCTATATCTACTACTTTTGAATTATCTTGAATCATTTTTTATCCTTTAAATTTATAAATTCTTTTAGTTTAGAAGTTCATCCACATATGCAATAGCCTGAAGGGCTGCAACAGCACCATCACCTGCCGCACTTACAACCTGCTTAGGAGCTGCTATGCGCATATCACCTGTTGCATATAATCCGGGTACAGATGTTGCCATAGAGATATTTACTATCACTTGACCTTGATCATTCATATCACATAAAAAGCTACCATCTTCTTGAATTAATGTCTCATTATTAACATCATTTCCAACAAATGTAAAGATACCAGGTACCTCTATATCTCTAGTTTCACCATCTTTATTGATTACTCTAAGTCCTGTAACTCCAGCAGTCTCATCACCATAAACTTCATCAGGTGTAGAGTTTAATACAAATTCAATATTTTCTGTATTCTTTGCACGTTTGATTGTATTTGGAGCGGAGCGAAAAGTATCACGTCTATGTATCAGGTAAACTTTTGAGCATATCTTTGCAAGGTAAAGTGCCTCTTCTAACGCAGTGTCTCCACCACCAATTACGGCAACTTCTTTACCCTTATAAAAAAAACCATCACAAGTAGCACAAGTACTGACACCCTTGCCAAAAAACTCATCCTCACCACTAAAGCCAACTCTACGAGGAGAAGAACCCGTTCCGACTATAACACTATGAGCATCAACAGTTTTTCCATCTTCTTTATGAATAGTAAATAGATCACCATCTTTTGTAATACGAGTGACACTTACCATTTCATGGACTAGACCAAATTTTTGACACTGTGCTGGCCATGGCATCATTAAGTCCATTCCTGTAATTTCACCTATGACACCCGGGTAGTTTTCAATCTCTGAAGAGTTAGTAATTTGCCCACCAGGCATACCTTTTTCAAACATAGTTACATTTTCTAGGCCGCCGCGTGTAGTATAGAGGCCAGCAGTAAGTCCAGCTGGTCCACCACCAACTATTGCACAATCTAATATCATATTATTCTTCCTTGGAATTGTTTAGTTTTTCTCATAGTGAATTGACTTGTTGGGACAACTCTTTTAAATTATCTAGTTTTCTTATCATACTATCTTGTTTATAAAGTGAGTTCTTATCTTTTTTTATAATAAATATAGATGGAGACTCATATATATTAAAACGCTGTATAAATTTAAGTGAAGTAGATGTACCTGCTCTTAAAAACGTTGTTGTAGACGTATTTTCTCTAGCCATATTATAGTGATCAATTGCTAAGATATGTATATTTAGATCTGTGTTTGCTAAAAGGTCCATAGTTCCTTTTTCTTTAGAAGAGTAGTATACAACTATATATTTATCTGCTTTTGGGGTGAAAATATTGCTCTTTTCATAAAAAGACCACTCTTTGAAATTTATAAATTTGT encodes the following:
- a CDS encoding cyclic nucleotide-binding domain-containing protein, translating into MHKIFYSSIKVISVIGFVSIIPMLFFIDKSVSLVWTAIIPLLPLIILLFGFSNFRNICPLAFFSKVSQNLNWIQKRKVPQWFEENFYFLQYFLLFLALTLRLTILNFDSTWLALFFIFVILSAFFTNLVYTGKSWCNFFCPVGVVERIYTISNAKNYLVNSKCSTCTGCKLHCPDIDMETNYWREGANTQKKFVFYSFTGLILGFYFYFYLQSGSFAYYFSGDWSYNELSPLSPGFFFAPYIPTFLAAPLTLALFALVSYFIFSSIETYLWKKKIFKNADYQTVSHRVKTVASFMAFNAFYAFAGAPTYMQYPITYAIFYFLIVASSSMILYKEIFREESFFIQERFALKILSTWTSEKPIAVNLKEIYYTYITKNRDNKDRLNTYKESVKDLLKEGILNEGSMIILEKLREQIGISAKDHLSVMRSIKLQNGELFDNSVEKSSERIYQQESYKQVIKNALDEHIELEDEYIKSLQKQFCISDKIHKNIMDSLLNSNEKFLSEVLSLLGELSALLHIENSIYNDSSREIAFLKYIIKNEFNLLAKDLFSLLFVIYKDHKGMIKTLANISKGKQVDDSFILNADSLNFMDRDIAEKILSLKKAIDKRDKNPIEHNNQLLVVKLLTHQSLEIATAALLATTLYPKTLIEDINLDRFKESSNNDVITLVDKIINNTNELTTYERMMYLNGVSLFQNIKYQDLKLLGKATQIQSFSTNEYILEQGKVGDTLYILIKGKAVAEVDSIETVTLGERDYFGEIALLGDTKRTASVRAIEPTTAITISKKEFKQLLFQNPEVSTKVMKEMIKKLIEMKEHTLADKS
- a CDS encoding sulfurtransferase, giving the protein MKFLLSLLLLGLQLFSSEAFITPKQLKEKLDNKNLVILDTTDTKVFNEGHIPNAISIDAGKFRHQVGKYQLINSSSDIQTLAQSLGINNDSEVVLYGHNIDKDILKASYIALALVANGLENVSILNGGYPDWVSEYEFDNLISKKTTTPKRGNFKANFDANILVDKDYVLDRIGKVAMIEARPSEYYYGKKQSPGVKRLGHIPKAKSSYWRDKFDIDYRVRKDSELKAIYLDNNFLNKNKEVITYCTGGLEASMNWYILTQHLKFKDVKIYDASMREWGNLDDTPLVK
- a CDS encoding NAD(P)-binding domain-containing protein, with the translated sequence MIQDNSKVVDIAIIGAGPGGMASAIEAKLAGIENIIVIDKAPHHNDMIHKFYKKGKRVDKDWMGIKFEFTGNVTFDECSKEEYIQQMDDKLKDAGVLDKFEYNHDIFRVTKDKDGLFEMVFGHDQVAEGIEKMKAKNVILSVGRMGKPNKPKYKFPREIKGLLNFNLSKVQNGEHVMIVGGGDTAGEYAYGLVELEGMEDCVVTLNYRKADITRMNPLNTEMCTKYLDNGKILNKMGVDIESVEPSENGKILVNFTDGTKSEYDRAVYALGGTTPKDLLVNSGVKTGEWDVPVYNEETMETNVQGLYTIGDVVTDQGSIALAFNHASFALKDIASKL
- a CDS encoding NAD(P)/FAD-dependent oxidoreductase, coding for MLDCAIVGGGPAGLTAGLYTTRGGLENVTMFEKGMPGGQITNSSEIENYPGVIGEITGMDLMMPWPAQCQKFGLVHEMVSVTRITKDGDLFTIHKEDGKTVDAHSVIVGTGSSPRRVGFSGEDEFFGKGVSTCATCDGFFYKGKEVAVIGGGDTALEEALYLAKICSKVYLIHRRDTFRSAPNTIKRAKNTENIEFVLNSTPDEVYGDETAGVTGLRVINKDGETRDIEVPGIFTFVGNDVNNETLIQEDGSFLCDMNDQGQVIVNISMATSVPGLYATGDMRIAAPKQVVSAAGDGAVAALQAIAYVDELLN